Below is a window of Malus domestica chromosome 13, GDT2T_hap1 DNA.
GCTCCTCGACCCACCAAACGAGTCAAAAAGCTGGCGAAGAAAGGGGAACAAGAGATTCACATTATCTCCAGTCAAACTACGGGGGCGACGACTCCCAGTGTTTCCCCTTCTCCCCCATCACCCAAGCTTTGGTTGAGAAGCGGTCCGTTCCGGCCGAAGAAATAGTCCAAGTAAGGCCTGTTTCTAAAGTCGGTAAACTAGTTGTTGTTCCATCGGTCGAGGCTGCACCCGTCTCGAAAGAGGCAGTCCTTGTGACCGAAGGAACTTATcttgaaaatccaaaaccctTGGCATTCGTTCTGGAAGAGAGCGACGGGAGCGACGAGGTTCCACTGGCGAGTCGCTTTCGACCCCCCCGTCAACCTCCTCTTGTGTCCGAGGCGGCTGTCCAAGTCGACCCTTCTACAGtcgaccgtggcaaacgaccTGCCGGAGAGCTAGAAGTGGCGGTGGAAACGCCCATTCATCCGCAGGATCAGGACCTCAATATTTCTCCGCAGGAAGCCACTTTGACCTTCGTAAGTACCCCCAACCGCCTTTCCTTGGTTATTTCTCTGCCATAGAACTCTAAACcaggaaaatactaaatgtcaggtgcctctTCCTATGTCCGAGGCTGCTGTCCAAGTCGACCCCTTTACGGCCGACCGTGGTAAATGACATGTAGGAGAGCCAGAAGCGACGGCGGAAATGCCCGTTCATCCGCAGGACCAGGACCTTAGTATCCCTCCGCAGGAAGCCACTTCGGCCTTTGTAAGTACCCCCTACTGCCTTTCCTTGGTTATTTCTCTGCCATAGAACTCTAAACcaggaaaatactaaatgtcaaGTGCCTGTACactattttcatcaaaaaatttatgcgccgaagggtgttatctatatttcttggccgcctccGTGGCCctcgaacgtagataacctccattgACTGTGTGAACTGACATGCAATCTAAGATACTAGGCTCGGCCATTAAGTTTTTTAAGTTCGAGCAGCGATCCTgaagacatggccgaagtctcctcCCGACAGgtttaaaaacaaaaccttcttgctacatttttcgtgatttccttGAGCTTAAACTGATTTTTAtgtgcaggcttcatgggaagtcgagttCAAAGCCCTCATGTCAAGTACCTCTGGAGCGGCTGGCCCTTCGACCCCTACAACTGACCCCGCCGATTCAACTGCTCTGGTTCGGGTGCAAGAAATTTTGTCTCTCTCTGCGTCGCAAGTCCTTGAACGTAAAGGCCTCGATTTATTGGGTGCTTTCCTAAACGACCTCGACGCAGATGGTCAAATGAGCGCCGAAGCCATCGTTCAGGCGTCGTCTGCGTTAGAGCGAGTTCGGAAGACTTTTAGTGTCCTTGAGAACGCTCTTCGGGCTGAACAAGATCTGAAAGCTGCCATGGCCGTCCAAGACGCTCTTCGTCCGAAGATTGATGCTTTAAAGGTGAAAGAGGAAGCTTTGGCCGACCTCGACCGTCAAATAGCTGAATTGGTAGAACAAAGGTCGGCTATTGCTTCCGAGATTGCGAAGGACTTCGAGTCGGGCGGTAGAGATTGTCTAACTGAGTATGCGGCGAGCGCAAAACGAATCGAGCAGTTGAAGATGGACAAGAAGAACCGGCAGGCTAAGGTCATAATAGGCGAGGTGCGGTGGCTGGAGCTTAAGGCTTTTCTCGgcactcttcttccttcttcgccCTGAATTCATTTAAATGTAAACTGATCGACCAACTCAATTTGTGTATTCTTCTACCGATCTTAATGAAATGAATTtctattcccgcatttcccatgtgaccggatagtacttctttaaaaacttcccattgattggcAATTTATGAACTAAACCAGTCAGGTCTCTAAGATGATATGCGCATTTGCCGAGAACCTTATGTATGATGAAAGGCCCTTCCCAAGTCAACGACCATTTGTCGAACCTagggtctttaattcctacaggcaacaccgtttgccaaactAATTCTCCTTCGCCAAATGTTTTCTATCGGACCTTTTGATTGTATGCTCGCTCAGCAAtctgtttttgtgccaccagcAAGTTATAAACGTCGAGCCGTGCTTCTTCTAAGTCTTCTAACTCCTGTCTTATCGACTGATTATATTTGATGCTGAACAGACTACTCTGTTTAATTGTTCGTAACGAATTTATGCTTAGCTCGACTGGTAACTGCGTCGTGTCTGTAGGTTAGTGCATACGGGGTTGTCCCAGTCCCCGATCGGAGcgatgttcgatatgcccataaagcctcatttaacttcaaatgccacatgccaagcctctcttttattattttctcgagAATGCCGGTCAACACTTTGTTACTTGCCTCGACCTGCCCATTTGCTTGTGGATAATATGGTGTAGACTGTTCAAGCTGAATTTTCAAACTTGCCGTATATTCTTTAAACCTCTCGGCTGTAAAGATTGTGCCATTATCAGTTATAATCGTTTCTGGTACGTCGAatctggtcacaatgtgttcttcCACAAAGTCGTAAACTTTTTTAGATGTTAGCTCGGCATacgattttgcttcgacccacttagtgaagtaatTGGTTGCTACCAGTATCCATGCGTGCTTGGCAGCCCCGGAAGATGGGGTGATTTTgctgattacgtccatggcccatcctctaaacggccatggtTTAGTGACCGAATGTAATGACTCGGCCGGGACCCGTTGTATAGGACCATGAATCTGACACTGTATGCACCCTCGTGCGAACTCTATACAATCATTTAATATTCTTGGCCAAAAATAACTGTGTCGTCGAAGCAACCACCGCATTTTACGTCCGGACTGATGAGCTCCGTAAACCCTTTCATGGACTTCTGTGATTGCTTGAGCGCTCTCTtgagggccgaggcatagcagtaaTAGACCATCCTCACCCTTtcggtataactcgttttggTTTGTGACATAGTTTTTGGCGTGAACTCTTGTCTTGCGACTGTGTTTgccattgggattgtcaagatactgcataatgggctttctccaatcatttGGTATTGCCTCGACCCCACAAACATCTATAAGGTCTTGTCGGTCTAACAAtgaaggtaaggacatgactcTGGTGCGTATCACGTTGTCACGTCGGAGGACTTGCTAGTTAACCAAGGCCAGGTATAGTTGCCGTAACACaggtatttctcggcctagcttgccccctcAGAAGTTGTGCATCagaggcgatttgagccaattcgtctgcgtcggtattatggaCCTGAGAAATATGTTCAAATGTAATACCGTCGAAAGATTCAGtcaaatagctggcaaccatgtggtagggtgccAGGGTATAACTCATGCATcgaaaagacccattaagttggttaatcacaagttcgaAGTCGCCGAGGATGAGGGCACGGGTTGCCCGCAAGTCATGAAGGATGCCAAGGCCGATgatgagggcttcatattcggcttGATTGTTTGTGCATTCAAAATCCAGCTTGAGcaaaaaataccaacgatcgtggTTTGAGGATTGAATGACAATTTCGACACCAGCCAAGGATGAAGTACTTGAGCCgtcaaagtacatcgtccagtAGTTATCGCGTGTTTGAACCATGTCGATTTCGATATCGGTGCCCCCAAAACCATAGGGGGAATTGTGTTGAGCGAGGAAATCAGCTAATGAttggcctttgacagctttctggggcacgtattgcaagctaaactcggacaacgccattgTCCACTTCCCAATTCGACCTTTGACAATTGGTCGGGTGAGCATGTAGCGGATGACGTCGGTCTGGGTAATGACTTATGTGATCgatgggagcatgtaatgccgaagcttggaGGCGACGAAAAATACGGCGAGACAAAGTTTCTCGACGgtggaataattgatctccggtTGATTGAGATCTCGATTGAGGTAGAAAATAGCCTGTTCTAGTCcggcatcgttgtcttgtgcgaggaggcagccgatggatTCTTCAGCCGCCGAGATATATagcttgagaggcttaccgcgccGGGATGAGACAAAGACAGATGGTGTCGTGAGGAAGACTTTGATTTGCATAAACGCCGCCTAATGCTCATCTTTCCACTCAAATTTAtctgagtccttaagtttcaaaagcgtagagaacgctttcattttacccgccgagttagctataaatcggcggagaaaatttatcttacCGAGTAAGGACTGTAGTTGTTTCTTCATCGTCGGGGGTGGAGCATTAATGATTGCACGTGCTTTATTTTCATCCACGTCAATCCCACGGTGATGCACGAGGAAGCCGAGAAAATTACCGGCCGAcacaccgaaggcacatttggcaggattcattttgAGGTTGTGTTGACGCATACAGAGGAAAGCCTATCGGAGATCATCCAGATGTGTCTGCCGATATTTAGATTTAATTATAACATCGTCGATgtagacttcgacgatggttccaattaaatcatgaaatatggtgttcattgctcgttggtatgtggcgcctgcgttcttgaggccgaatggcatgacaacccattcgtaagtgccgagttcCCCCGGGAAGCGAAAAACAGTCTTGTGCACATCGACTTCGGCAATGAAAATTAGGTTGTACCCGGCATGGCCATTCATAAaagataagatcgcatgattcgccgcggcatcgattaacaaatccgaaatcggcattgtatactcatctttgggagttgccagattcagatttctgaagTCGATGTAAATGTGCaatgcaccacttttctttaaaacaggaaCGATATTGGCCAACCATTCAACGTATCGAGCTATCCGAATGAACCCTGCTTTCAAAAGCTGAACCAGTTCATCCTTGATACCGAGttgcacttcggtcgagaatcgttGAAGTGGTTgacggaaaggtttacatccAGGTTTAATACGTAACTCATGCTCGACGAGAGTGCGATCTAAGCCAGGCATttcatggtagctccaagcaaaacaatctttgaattcctcAAGCAGGGCACGAAGTTCGGCTTTCATAGGTTGGGGAAGTAAAACACTAATAAATAAAggtcgtgggtcatcggccgtcccaacattaatttcttccaaggggtccttaacttggggccgattgtcttcgagctcggccgaggcaGCTTGAATTTTGTCAAGAGATAAGACAGAATCATTATCTCATTTGGcgaggaactcgacgaggttagCACCCGAATTTGGTTGcttagatatagtataccaatgagccagcagtcgttccatagtataTGAAATCACGGCCCAATGTTGTtcccgatcggtgtcaaacatTGGGGTCGGGGATGAAGTTTGCTAAACCGAGTCTCACCGAATCCTAGTGGATAGtttcggcgccaacctcgataacTTTTTGAACAGAAATCTGAGTCGACCATCTTTCATCATTGAAACCCTGTAGGGTgatgtagccgacgtggtcatcataataccgtgcttggatcatgttagcttcgaatGGCTGACTATCGGCCGGGTGAACAATGACAGATTTTCCGTCCCAAAAAATGAGCATTTGATACAATgatgaaggaatacagctggtttgatgaatccagtcgtgaccgagcagtgcattatactcggtcttgGAGTTATGATAaaaaaggcggtcatgtgaTTACAGCCGGTAATGTTTACCGCTAAAGGAAGCACCCATTTAGTGTGGGATTTGTCTCCGACGAAACTGCTCATTGTGATCCCGGAGGGAATAAGTTTGTCATTGGAGCGACGTAATGCCTTCATGACGTTtataggcatgatattgacagtGGCTCCACAGTCAAAAAAAACTTTGGAGACTGGATACCCTTCGATATGGGCcgttacatacaatggcttcaaatgatgaagtttGGCCGATGAGGAGCGAGGAAACAATTCAGCCAAAGCTGCCTTGAGATTGTCATCTTTT
It encodes the following:
- the LOC139190792 gene encoding uncharacterized protein; this encodes MALSEFSLQYVPQKAVKGQSLADFLAQHNSPYGFGGTDIEIDMVQTRDNYWTMYFDGSSTSSLAGVEIVIQSSNHDRWYFLLKLDFECTNNQAEYEALIIGLGILHDLRATRALILGDFELVINQLNGSFRCMSYTLAPYHMVASYLTESFDGITFEHISQVHNTDADELAQIASDAQLLRGQARPRNTCVTATIPGLG